The DNA segment ATAAAAAGAGGCCGGCTACAATCGGGCCCGCGACTCCAGGGGCTCCAACATGAATGTGCGCCGCGGTGACGTTCATCATGCTGGTGGCGCTCAGGCGGTACTGAATTTCCTGCGGATAGATGACGACCTCAGCGGTTCCGGTCGCCGGACTTGGCTTGGGAGTCGGGACTTCCTCGGTGGTTGTCAACGGGATGTTGAAGCTTCGATCGACGTCGAACCCGCCGGTCGAGTTGCCGCTGTTGCAACCTGCCGCCACTGCAACAGCGGCGGCTGTCATGACCGCAAAAACGACTGGTTTCACTTTGTAATCTCTCATGCTGTTTCCCTTGATAATTGTGGCAGCCGCAACTGCGTGGCCCACAGCGTTGCGATACGGGCAAAATGAAAAGTGATCCGAGGTGCGCTTCATTGCAACGCTCTTC comes from the Gemmatimonadaceae bacterium genome and includes:
- a CDS encoding CHRD domain-containing protein, coding for MRDYKVKPVVFAVMTAAAVAVAAGCNSGNSTGGFDVDRSFNIPLTTTEEVPTPKPSPATGTAEVVIYPQEIQYRLSATSMMNVTAAHIHVGAPGVAGPIVAGLFLSAAGGTGPINGQFARGTITAGSLTPSVSLDSLKNLLKSGNGYVNVHTIANPAGEIRGQVR